The nucleotide window TATACCTTATGCCCAGTAATAGCATAAGGCATCACAGAGTTGCTTTGAAAAATTTCTTAATTGTAAAGACTTATTCATTCTTttaacttgaatttttttcttaaaaatgcagGTTAAATGCTTCGTGCACTAACATCAGCTAAAAGAACTACACCAAGCTAAAAATGAAAGCCAAATAACCCAACACTGGGAAATACAAAGAGCAACCAGAACAAAATGATAACTGCACATAACAACTACCAGGCCCATCTCAAGAAGATGCAACTGTCACTTTGGCACAGCAAGGGTGCAGACAAGGGACCAAATAATCTATTTTAAtcccttatttttctttctaatgctTTGTTTCTAGAGCTTAAATTAATGTGtttggtttgaattttttttgtttggttttttttggggtttttgtttgtttttggttttttatgttttgttttgttttggggttttttggggggtttttttgtttgtttttttttttttttattaacaatTACTATCACTGCAGATGTGCAGAAACCCCAGAGGAGCTCAAGTTGGCCTGGTCTTGACAGGCCAACTCTATCTCTCTTTCAAAAGGCTTTGGGGCTACTAAATCTCCCCAGGTTTTAAGTATGAATTATATTAAATAAGAATACTATAATATAATTCTTATATTAAAGAAGAATTATAGTCCTGGGTTGGGAATTATGGCAATCTGGCAATGCTAAGCAGAGGGGGCAGTGAGGCTGACAGGTCTTTGTAATCAAGTGCAAGCTTACAGAGAGAAATTATAGGAAAAATGgataattaaaacatttaatggGGATAGAAGTATAGAAAATACTATTGTTTTAGAATGAAATGAACTGCTTGTTTGCTCCATTCCAGCTGGGGAGGAATCCAGAAGCATCTCATAGAGCATGtgtatttttaatcaaaattatgAGATACTTCATGAGCCACTTGATGGCAAGGACTagctgtggggacagtggcCTCCCTAACTTGCAGGGAACTCCTGAGTTCTTGGCCTAGTAGATCACCAAAACCTGGATTGCCCTGCAGAAGAGGTGATGGCCTTCCCAGCAACTCAGCAGTCTGAACCTGGAAGGGAGGCTGGCTGCCCCACAGATATGCAACCAGAAGTTCCTTAACTCTGTCTGAACCCATTTCTCAAGGTTTTTATTCCTCCCAACCATTTCCCAGATACTCACGTTTGTCTTTAAGGCCTCCATACATTTGCGCAACTTCCCAAAGGCATTGGGACCCGTGTATCTTTCTGGCCCAAAACTGTATTGTTGAATCCAGTTACAACCTTGAGAATACAAAAGCTTttcagggagctgggaaaaaaacaaaaggcaagCTAATCATAACCATAACAAGAAGCAGAGTATAAAGTTATATAAACTTGTCTACATACAATTTATGATGTGGTTCTATCAGCTGTTTGTACAGTTTAAACAACAAAGTAAATGGACCTCACAATTCAAATGCTAATGAAGGAGAATCCACTTAACTGCCAAGTCCTTaagaaacttttaaaacagggccagccaaaaaaaaaaaaaagatgaaaatatgcTCTCAGCAAAATATATAACccacactctggaaaagctggaTACTTCCAAATTCAGCGAGGTATTTAGGATTACAGACACCTTCCAGTCTGTACATGCTCCTCTACAGGCAGGCACTATAGATCCCACCTCCCTGCAACTATGTCCTGCCAAAGCTCCTGGAGTTCAGGGCAGGATACGTGCTGTTCCAGCAACACAGTAGCTCCCAAGTGAGCCACTGAACTCTGCATGGATGTGGATGGGGAGGATGCAAATAACCCGTTGTGTTAAGGGAGTGACATCTAGTAGGATGACAGTAACATTCATCCAttcacttttactttttttttttttttacataatttaGACTCATGTTCACATTGGTATATTTAGATCAGGGACAGTTTTTCAATTAAATGTATTTCAATGAGTTTGAAAAACTTATCTTTAAATTCCGATAATGATTCTTCACTTCAACAGCCAACATATCCCTTTTCACACTGAACAAGGCTTCCTTCTGCTGTGCATGGATAGCTACAATGTGTTCATTTATGGAATGAATTTACCTTCAATATATCTCTTTCCTTCATCCACGAAGGGAAAGGAATGCCTTGGCTGAATATCTGAAAAAGCACCGCTCTTATTACACTGTAGTTGTCTCTCCTGACTTGTCTCAGGTACTTGATATGATAGCTCCTGAACAATTCTTCATATGCCTAGAAAGAGACCAAGAAAAATtagcaataaaaaatattaaactttgGAAAAAACACCCATGTTGTTTAAAGTCCAATTCCAAACTACTCATAAGAGGGAGCTAGGAGAACAAGAGAGtatatttttaagatttataTACACAGAAATGTTAAACAGCATGTTTTTTGTAAACACCTTAGACTGGTGCTGCCCATTAAGAGTGATGCTGCATTCCTTCCAAACCCAGCAACTCGTTCAAGTCTCTGCACTGTTGCTACTGTAAGCATCCACATGATCAACAAAACTAGAGCAGATCAGCACAGATTTCTGTGCGTAACAGCATTAACCTCAACCGTTTTACAGTTTGCACTGATATGTGAGATGCAGCAGCAAAAGGGCAGGAACCAGTATCTGGAGAAAACTCCTTTTGGCAAACACCATCTCCTTACATTGACCTGAATCCATTGTGCAACACTGACCTGAGGCAGAGCAGATCTGGCAGCACTGTGCTGAAGTGGACAGCCCTTGGTCCAGCCACACACTCTGCATTACCACTGGCTGCCATCTGAGGCCTTGTTGAAGCAATTCTGAGCAATAAACTGGCAGAGAATTAGGGAGAGGACTCTACAGTCCCACAGGCTACTCCATCACTTCCAGTTTGCTTCCTGAAGGGGGCAGCAGGATGGTCTCAATTCCTCATCCTCTGTCTTGGTTACTCCCATCCCACCACCACTTCTCAGCTGCACTCTGTCTCCTTACCCTTATTATCAGCTGAGATAGCAAGCCTTAAACTCTTTCTGCTGAGGGTGTTTCCTGCTGTTTCAGCAAGCTTGAGGGCCTCAGAGAAGCCTCTTTCTAGATGACCTGCTTTATCAGCTCACCATCTAAGTGCACCACACCCAAAAGAGGACAGGAGCCAGCACAGAAGAGGGAGAGGGACTGCTTAGCTAGGACAAAGCgagaaagagggagagacaTGACAAACATGTTCCTTTTGAGGACAGCAAGCATGATATGCTGGATCTCACAAGACCTCATCCTAAAATGTACTCCTTACCATGGCAACTTCTACATGATGCAACCAGACAGCCACTGACTGCTCCATATACAAGAGTCTCCTTTTCGGGTCTGGTCATCCAGAAGGCTCATAGattttctgaaatgctttttgCCCAGTATGGGCTTGCAAATTTATGAGAAGTTTTGTTATCTTTTGTTACTTGTTCCTCCAAATAGTTTTTGGCCTTGTGTGTTGTTCTGTGAACTCTTCGTACTGCTGTGTTCCTGCATTTAACGTGGCAAAACTGaatcttttctctgttcatcACTTGAATGCTtgaatttcagctttttgaAAACTATCTTATTTTTTCTACAACCCCTTTATGCTACTGTTTATCCATACCAGCTTCTTTTTACCCTTTAAGTCCTTCCTGTTATGCATTTGCTCTGAGGATTCCGACACCGTGACCTAAAGCCAATGCATGTCAAATACACCGGAGCAGCTGAACTGCCTGTCTTGCCAGCTGCGCCCTGTCCAGGAGAAGACAGCACCAGACAgaagcagctgggctgggatgcagagctggagcagagggactGTGCCCAAAGGCATGGGATGGCCACCATCCAgcaccccagctccctgcctgctgggcAGCACCCAAGCTGCCACAGGTTAgatgccagctcctgctctgcctgctgccagctgcagctgatGATGCTGGAGAGGGGAAGGCTGCCAAGCATGGACCTTCAGAGCTTGGAAGAAAAATAGATATGGTActtccttcctctctgaagTAAGAGTCTTTACCTTAAATCAAAGGCTGGCCAAGTGACAACACCTAAGACCATATTATTTGGGCTTTAGCACTGGGGacgatttttctttttaaggtcGCTGTGTGGGCTGCTGGTTAGAAGAGGGAATTTAGAATATGTACAAGACTAAAACCTGATCTACATTTTAACCTGCACTGCTGCACTCTATTTAGATGCCTGTTCATGCTCTCCCCTTTGCTTTTCATTTGATTGGCCAGTGCAGCAGGCTTTGATAGCTGCTGCAGCTGTTCGCACTGAAAGTGTTACTCCTTTCCCGGGTGCTGGTTCTCCCCTGTCCTCATGCAGAGATTAAAATTTAACTCTTACCTCCCTCATCTGCTTGGCCTGCTTTGTTTCTCCTTTCCATTCTCTTGCACTATAACCAAGTAGATCAACTTCTGGCAGCACACTGAGATTCCCTAAATTGACATTGATTCACAGATTAGTTACATTCTGCTGTTCTGCAACTAAAGGGAAGTTATGAGGGTCATTAATGAATGTGGAGTGACAACATAAAGCTTACTTATGAGTTGCCTCTGAAGGTAGTTGCTCCACCTGAAACATAAATGATAGAACAGATGTTCAAGGTCAGTATTTACTGAAATAAGCAACAGTATTGAAGACTGAAGTCTGCATAATAAAAACCTACCGTTTCAGCAGCTGTGCCAAAAAGCTGTACAGCCTTCTACAATACCAAAAAAGAACGGTGAGGAAGGACATGCTTAACATTAGCTGCACTTTCACTTTTTGCCACACGAGACACAGGGATTCCTTGCTGGCTGTTTTCCAGGACCACACCTCAGGCCTTCCTAAAAGAGGGATcaaaagagagagggaaaaatctTATCACTATTATAAAGTACTTGTTTCTGTTGGTTTTCTTGCAAAAAGAAAGATCATCCAAACATGGTATCACTTCAAATGAAACACAAAACATTACATGCAAAAGATTAATATACTTTACTTAATGCACATAATTTATGTACTTAGTTTTTTCAAGTTTCTAGGGGCTTGGGCGCACACAGTTCACATTTCTACTTTATCTTGCACACAGTGAAGGCTACATATATAATTACAATGGAGTCACAGGAAGACTGGTATGTACTGCTCaataacacaaaaaacccattttttttttttatttcaggatGTGCTGATCTACAGACCTGTACTGtcattattttgtttctaaGTCATGGCTTTAAATACCAGAGGTTCATAGGACTTACTTGTAATCAACAAATGGGCCATATAGGGCAATATTAGCTGACTAAGCATGACTGCATGGGGAATTAAAAGAATGTTCCTGCCTCAATCTGGGTAGGTTTAGGATCAATTTAAAACTCCAGAGAAAGATCCTCCCCAGGGATTAGGCAGAAAGCTCAGGTCATCATCACATGCTCATTTCACAGACATTAACAAGGACAAGATTCTGTTGCTCCCCTGGCATTACTGATAAGATTAGGGAAGGTTATTGTTGTCTGTTGATAAGGAGACCTACAAGTGAGGAGACGGCCTGGAGACTGAACAGTTGACGAAGGCCGTATCTGCTCCCTAAGTGAGAAATTTGTCCTCTGGAAGAAATTTGAATATAGGAAATTCCCAGAGCTCATGATGAACAGCTGCTCTGTTATTAACTTATTTGTTGATTTAGTACAAACCTTTAAAAGAACTCAACTTTTTATAGAGGCATCCACAGAGAAAGCTGAAAAGATCCTTCTCCAGGGAGTCTGCAGAGGGGATTACTCATTCCACATAATTTTATGTCAGCTAAACTTCTGCCCCTCCTGGCTTTAACAGGAAATTTAAGAGGGGATTAAGTTTTCCTAGTAAATTAAGCCCATGCACTGTGGACAACAATCCAGTCAAAGAATTATGTATCAATTTTAACCTTAGCAACAAGATAAACAGCGATGCACTCATTTTTACGATCACTGTTGCATGTATACAGAGCACTGGTGATACTTGGCCTTTCCCAATGTTCTGCTGTTTGAAGAAGTTTTATTACAAGATTTTGTATGGAAGTCATCTGGTGGTGAGACCCAGACTTTGTCTCTCCTGTAAACTAAGCACAGGTTAAGAGCTGTAAATGAAAAAGTGTCCATAAATTTTAAGTAATCAGAGGTGGGGTTGGGGTGCTAGTTCTGAAGGtccagaaaacatttattaCTGATGCCAAGTAACAGACAACAAAACATCAGCTGTAAGGTTTGGAAATGGAAAACTTCATAGGAAAACCAGACATTCCCACTTACAGCTCACACGCACATATAAACACACTCCCACTTCCTCCTGAGGAACACTGGTAGGCATATTCCCAATAAGCACACAAACTTCTACCTAGAGAAATGACAATCCCAGCAGAATCAagtaaatgcaattttttctctctcttctttagGACAAAGGCATcaacattgggaaaaaaaaaaactcagtgGACTTTGAATAACTGAATCTTCTGTCCACTAGAAGGGAACCTGATGTCTCACAGATGTGCAGCCTATGGATCAGTGGGTATTCTGGATTTACACCGTTGTATGAAAACCAATGATGATTGAAATTAACactaatttaaatataaagtaTCGAAGGAAAGTTGCAGCAGACTTCAATTTCATCACTTAAAAGAACTGTATGGTCCACTCCCACATTTGATTTTGAACAAACGGgctttataaaaaaatcaagagcTGTTCCATCTGTTAAAATGACATATTCTGCATTATGAAGAACCAGAAATACACGTGAATGCAAAATTTCTTCCCTTACCCCTTTTTACAGGCAGAAAGATGAGA belongs to Taeniopygia guttata chromosome 2, bTaeGut7.mat, whole genome shotgun sequence and includes:
- the OTULINL gene encoding inactive ubiquitin thioesterase OTULINL isoform X2; the encoded protein is MLSMSFLTVLFWYCRRLYSFLAQLLKRWSNYLQRQLIRNLSVLPEVDLLGYSAREWKGETKQAKQMREAYEELFRSYHIKYLRQVRRDNYSVIRAVLFQIFSQGIPFPSWMKERDILKLPEKLLYSQGCNWIQQYSFGPERYTGPNAFGKLRKCMEALKTNWAEISTTRDHEERGSMCNTLFSDENKEYKLYEAIKFIMLYEVIEAYEQIKSSDEPVHNLFSLLFARDSSSDPLSFMMNHLNSIGDSICLDQVELFLLGYLLQVKIRVYRLHRFNTEEFQVKYPDEYRREWNEISLLTEDDRYYHIPLFRM
- the OTULINL gene encoding inactive ubiquitin thioesterase OTULINL isoform X1; this encodes MQRQHDRRANKNRDHFTEHEKRSRISSERSVGRPEVWSWKTASKESLCLVWQKVKVQLMLSMSFLTVLFWYCRRLYSFLAQLLKRWSNYLQRQLIRNLSVLPEVDLLGYSAREWKGETKQAKQMREAYEELFRSYHIKYLRQVRRDNYSVIRAVLFQIFSQGIPFPSWMKERDILKLPEKLLYSQGCNWIQQYSFGPERYTGPNAFGKLRKCMEALKTNWAEISTTRDHEERGSMCNTLFSDENKEYKLYEAIKFIMLYEVIEAYEQIKSSDEPVHNLFSLLFARDSSSDPLSFMMNHLNSIGDSICLDQVELFLLGYLLQVKIRVYRLHRFNTEEFQVKYPDEYRREWNEISLLTEDDRYYHIPLFRM